The genomic stretch GGCCTTCGAGTTGGCCGATGCGCAATACCACGGCAGCAACAATATGTCTGAGCGTCTAGGTGCATTAAAGGTCTTGGTTTGGAATGATGCTCCTCAAGCCAAAGCGGCATTACAAGATTTTTATAATCGTTTTAAAGATGAGGCTTTGGCACTCGATCAGTGGTTTATGGTACAGGCAGCACATCCAAAAGCCACGGCAGCAAGTATTGCCTATTTGACGTCGCATCCAGACTACGATTTGGGTACACCGAACCGTATCCGTTCAGTGACAGGAGGGGTGAATGCCAATCCAGTTAATGCATGGAGTTTTGGGGTGCAACATTTTATTGAACTTGCCAAGTATTTAGATGAGAAAAATCCAATTGTCGGTTCTCGGTTGCTGTTGTTATTAACGCGTTGGTACACCTTAGCAGAGCCACAGCGCAGTGAGGTGAAACAAGCCTTGCAAGGGCTGCAAACTGAGGTTAAATCGAAGAACGTAATTGAAACATTAAACAGCATGCTTGAAGCCTAATTTAAAAAGGCCTTAAAGCGCACAAAACCTGACCTAACAATGCTTAGGTCAGGTTTTTTTATACTTACTTATATTACAAAAAAAATAGAAACATACTAAAATAACCACTCAGAAATATAAAAAAAGAGTGATGAGATGGATATCGTAAAGTTTATAAAAAGTTTCAATAAAATAGAGATTTACCTGACTTTTTCTGTGCTAATACTTATAGGACTTACGCTTTATCTTTATGTATTTAATGCAGTTGATATTTAGTCATTTAACTTAGGTGAAATAGCGGATAATTTTTTATTTTGTGCGCTATTTCCTATATGAGTGAATAGATCAAAGCAAGCTTTAAAGCATACAGATTGAGAGAGTACTGCTTAAAGGCGTATTTGAAATAAAGTTAGAGCAATGTAACTCAAATAATATTTAGGATTATGCCATGCCACAGTACTTTACTTATGCTGGTTTTTGGATTCGCTTCGCTGCAGCGCTGCTCGATAGCTTTTTATTTACGATCATGTTTATTCCATTTGCACTTGTCTTTGGACCAGACGACTATTTTACCAACGATACATTGGGTTTGACTGCCTTTGATGGCTTACAACAGTTGATTTCAGCCATAGTGTATATCGGCTTTTGGATGCAATTGTCAGCGACGCCTGGTAAGTTGCTACTTAACTTGAAAATTGTGGATGCTGAAACAGGTTCACCGATTAAATTGAGCCAAGCGATCATTCGTTATTTGGGCTATTTTATTTCAGCCATCATGTTTTGTCTGGGTTATTTTTGGATTCTCTTCGATGCCAAAAAACAGGCTTGGCACGATAAAATGGCTCGCACTGTGGTGGTTAGAGTGCATGATGAGTAAAACAAAGCGAAAACTGTAGTTAAGTCCGAACAGAAGCTTTTAGATTTAGCTCACCCAATGATTGAGCGACAATACATGGGTGAGCTAAAAGATAATCGCGAGCGTGCACGGATTACTTGTTGATTAAACGTTTCACGATTGGGTTGATGATTTTAAATAAAAGTATTGCGAGGATTAAGAATAAATAAAATGGCCAAATCGCAATTAAGAATATCAGGATATTGAGTACAAACTGCCAGCCTGTGATTACACTGTTGAGTGCGCTTTCCCAGAATCCATCACCATTTAAACGTGCCACTTCATTAATATCGATATCTAAACGTTCTCGTACGAGGGTTGGTTGACTGATACTGATCATGATCGTGCTATAACGCACCCGGTCTTGAACTTCTAGTTGGGTTAAACGTGCAATTTCATTGAGCTGTGGATTTTTGCTGTTGCTCGGAAGAGATTGAGTTTGAGCTATTTTTTCTTCGAGTAAGGTCAGCTCGTAGCGTTTGGCGGAGTACTGTTGTTGATTGAGGAAGAACATCAAGGGCAACAGTTGATTGACAAAGCTTGCTGCTTTTTCACTTGGAATGCGCAGCGTCATCTGTGCAATAGGATTTACTTTTTCAAAAACACGAATTTTTCCATCTGCAATTTTTTGTTTTTGTAAGTCGATGACATTAAAGTCGATATCTTTCTGTTCAACAAAACCCCCACTTTCAAGGGTTAACTTATCAATGGCCAAAGCTGTTTTGACCACATCTTGTGCACTAAAATCGATATGTGCTTGACGAACCATACGACGTCCCGCCTCAGCAGGGTTAATCACTGGGTTTAATATGGTTTCGGGTTTTTGTTCGGTAACAGCTGTCGTATTTACATCCGCAGCTTCAGGAGCCGCATCTGTATTTTCTGCCGTTTCCGTGATGGCTGTTTCTGTGGTTTTTTGTGTTGCTGTTTCATCGAGTGCACGATCTTCTCGCTTTGCACAACCCGCCAAAACCATGCAACTGACCAAGGCAATTAAAAATTTATTATTCATATAGATCTCAAAATATTGTGATGGTATTAGCACATCTAGATGCAGAATGTAGTCGAAGCATTATTATATAAAAAAGAGCAAAGCAGAATAAAAATGAGATAAATGCCATTTTAAAACAATGCATTGAAAATAGTATCGAGACAACACGCTGATCCGCGGCGGATAAAACCGGGTAAATTAGGGCGTGGTTAAGTTGCGATATGCGCCTGGACTGACCCCAGTCCATTTTTTAAAGGCACGATGAAAAGCACTGGCATCTTGGAAATTCAATTCATCACTAATTGTGAGTAAGCTTTTTTCAGATTTACTGAGTAGCTCAATCGCCGTGTCGCGACGAATATCATTTTTAAGTTGCTGGTAACTGACACCCTCTTGTTTTAATCGGCGTTGAATGGTGGCTTCTGACATATTTAAGCGTTGTGCCAAGGCGCTGAGTTCCATCCAATCTGCTGGGTGTACCTGCAACAAATGTTTGCGGATACGACTGCTCAAAGCATGTGGGTTGGTAAAGCGAATCAACAAATTTTGCGGTGTATCTTGGATAAATTGATGCCAAGTGCTTTGATCTTGTTTAATTTTAATCGCCAAACAATCGGCATCAAACACAATACGGTGCTCGGCTGCTTGATAATAGATTTTTTTGCAGAAGCGAATTTTATAATCCAAATCATCAACAGGTGCTTCACATTTGAGATGAATCGCGTGGATGACAATACGTTGCTCTGCTAACCAACAGATCAGTCCATGTAAAAGCATCAGATAGGTGGCATAACTAAACATGCGCTTCGGTTCAGCACGGTCTTCTAAAATCAATACCGCTTGGTCTTTTTCCAAAGCTAAGCGGCCATGAATGTCATCTAAGACCATATTCAGAAACTGTAGAATTTGTTGTAAGGCTTGTTTGATATTTTCCGCATGCATCACCATTCTAGAGAGCAATTGATAACTGCCACGGCGCATTGGATGCTGGTCCATGCCAAAGAATTCATCATTCATTTGATCTGCCAAGATAATCCAAAGCTGCGCATAGGCACTGACCGATACGCGGGCCTTATCTGACTGCAATAACTCAGTTGAAATATTGGCTTGTTCTAAAATCTGTGCTGTGTCTAACCCTTTGTTTTCTGCTGCAATCAGTGCCTCGCGGACCAAGGCAATGGAAATGGTGCCTTTGCTGTATTGCGGCTGTTGCAAGGGAATATCTAAGGGCATAGCAGTTTCATCACGGGAGAAAATTGACCAAAAACATCAACTAAGATGCAAGTTTTGGAAATTGTACCCAATCTAAACTCTGTTTACTCTTTATTTTAGTCATTGATGAAAAATAATAGACTGTGGATTCGCTTTAAATACCACATTCGAACTGAGGAAATTGCTATGAACGTTGCAGGGAAAGTTTTTATTATTACTGGTGGGGCATCCGGTTTAGGCGCTGCTACCGCAACACATCTACATGCACAAGGTGCGCGCGTGGTCATGCTGGATATGAATCAAGCATTGGGTTTGGCGTTACAGCAACAATTGGGTGCAAACAGTCAATTTTGTGCAGTAGATGTGACGGATGAAGCGCAAGTTGCTGCATTCTTTCAACAGCTTGAACAAGATTATGGACAACTCAATGGTCTGATTAACTGTGCGGGTATTGCGCCTTCTGCCAAGGTATTTGGTCGTAAAGGGTTGCATGAATTAGCCATGTTCCAAAAAGTGTTGAATATTAATGTTTCTGGAACATTTAACATGCTGCGCTTTGCTACAGCACTGATGTCGAAATATGAGCGTCAAGCGGGTGAGGAGGAACGTGGTGTGATCGTAAACACGGCCTCTGTCGCAGCTTATGATGGCCAAATTGGACAAGTGGCTTATGCCGCGTCTAAAGGCGCAATTGTATCGATGACACTGCCTTTGGCACGTGAATTATCACAGTATGCAATTCGTGTGATGACCATCGCGCCAGGGATTATGGAAACGCCAATGCTTAAAGGCATGCCGCAAAATGTACAAGATGCTTTAGGCGAAATGGTGCCATTTCCACCGCGCTTGGCCAAACCAGAAGAGTTTGCACAATTGGTTACTCAGATTTGTGAAAATGCCTATTTAAATGGTGAAGTGATTCGTTTGGATGGCGCGATCCGTATGGCGGCCAAATAATCAATCCCACAAAACAGTAAAAGTATAAACACCGTAAATGTCACATGCGTCTGAGCAGATACAAAAGGATAGGTCATGATTCTCAATGATGAACAACGAATGGTTCAGGATATGTTGCGTGATTTTTCGCAATCTCAATTAAAACCTACTGCTGCAGAACGTGATAAAAGCCATGCATTTCCAGCCCAAGAACTTAAAGCACTGGCTGAGTTGGGCACTTTAGGGATGACAGTTCCAGAAGAATGGGGCGGCACAGGTTTAAATGCAACCGCATTGGTGATTGCTCTTGAAGAAATTGCAGCAGCAGATGGCGCAATTTCAACCATTGTTAGTGTGCATAATTCCTTGCCTTGCGGCATTTTGTTGAAATATGGGACAGTGGCGCAAAAACAGAAATTCTTAACAAAATTAGCCAGTGGCGAATGGTTAGGCTGTTTTTGTCTGACTGAGCCAGAAGCTGGCTCTGATGCCAGTGCCTTGCGTTGCCGTGCTGTTCGCGATGGTGATGAATGGGTGATCACTGGCACCAAGCAATTTATTACCAGTGGTAAATATGCACAATTGGCATTGGTACTTGCCGTGACTGACCCCACAGCAGGTAAAAAAGGAATTTCTTGTTTCTTGGTGCCGACAGACAGTGACGGTTATGTGGTCTCGCGTCTCGAAGAAAAAATGGGACAACATTGCTCAGATACCGCCACGATCGTTTTTGATCAATGTCGCATTCCAGCTGAAAATCTGTTAGGTGCAGAAGGTGAAGGGTACAAAATTGCGCTATCGAATCTAGAGTCTGGGCGTATTGGTATTGCCGCACAATCGGTCGGGATGGCGCGTGCTGCACTTGATGCAGCGATTGAATATGCCAATCAGCGTAAAGCCTTTGGGGTTGAAATTGTGCAACATCAGGCCATTGCATTTCGTCTTGCCGATATGGCGACACAAGTGGAAGCCGCACGTCAGTTGATTTTCCACGCTGCCGCCTTAAAAGATGCAGGCTTAGCATGCCTCAAAGAAGCCTCTATGGCCAAGTTGTTTGCTTCAACCATGGCAGAGCGGATCTGTTCAGATGCAATTCAAATTCATGGTGGCTATGGTTATGTTTCAGATTTTCCAGTGGAACGTATTTATAGAGATGTGCGTGTAAGCCAAATCTATGAAGGGACATCTGATATTCAACGTTTGGTAATTGCAAGAGAAATCACCAAAGCCTAAAGCCTGAGCTAAAGATTGAAGCCATAAACAACTACCCAAAAGCAGCAATGCAATTGAAGTTTTTGGAAATTGAAGCATGCTGCTAGACATGATTATCTAGTGGCATGCAGTAAAACAAGTTCAATGAGTGAACTTTAAAATAAAATAGCCAGTTAGAGAAATGTACAGGCGTAGCGCAAAACGTCTTTAACGCCGTTAGATATAGAAAGGATGAGGATTGTCATGAAGACATTAGATCAGGCATATCAAGAATTTAATTATGAAGCATTAATTGAACAACAATTGGTTGGTTCGGAACAGTCCATTAATGCCTATGTCGAATGTTGTGCGCGCTATTTGGGCACTGCGCAAACGGCCTTGTTGTGGGAAGGCAAAAATGGCGAGTCGCAGCAGTGGAGCTTTGAACAACTGGCACAAGCTTCTGGAAAGTTAGCCAATTATTTTCAATCGATCGGTTTGAAAGCAGGGGATTGTATTGCAGGCTTGTTGCCACGCACCCCAGAACTATTAATTACGGTGTTGGCAACATGGCGTATTGGCGCCGTGTACCAACCTTTATTTACCGCATTTGAGTCGAAGTCGATCGAACATCGCATTGATACCGCAAATACACAAATGATCGTGAGTAATGCAGAGCAGGTGCAGAAACTAAATGGCATTCACTGCCCACATCAATTGGTGGTTTGCCCAGACCGTGCAAATGCGGCAACGCAAGTGGATTTTTGGGCGGAATTGGACAAACAATCGGCTGATTTTGAAGCAGTAATGCGCAGTTTTGAAGACCCATTCCTGATGATGTTTACCTCTGGCACCACGGGGCTCGCGAAGTCTGTGCCTGTAAAGCTGAAAGCAATACTGGCCTTTAAAGGGTATATGACCCATGCTGTCGATTTGCATGCCGACGACTCATTTTGGAATTTAGCCGATCCAGGTTGGGCGTATGGCTTGTATTACGGGATCACAGGACCGTTAAGCCTAGGCCACAGTATTATTATGGATGAAACCGGATTTAGCGTTGATCGTGCGATTGAGATTATGCAAAAGCATAAAGTCAATAATTTGATCGGCTCACCCACTGCCTACCGCATGTTCTTTGCCTATAAAGAAAAGTTTGATCAACAACTTAAACAGCAACTGCGGGTGGTGAGCAGTGCAGGGGAACCACTCACCCCAGAAGTGATCC from Acinetobacter pullicarnis encodes the following:
- a CDS encoding RDD family protein, which produces MPQYFTYAGFWIRFAAALLDSFLFTIMFIPFALVFGPDDYFTNDTLGLTAFDGLQQLISAIVYIGFWMQLSATPGKLLLNLKIVDAETGSPIKLSQAIIRYLGYFISAIMFCLGYFWILFDAKKQAWHDKMARTVVVRVHDE
- a CDS encoding DUF4349 domain-containing protein, whose product is MNNKFLIALVSCMVLAGCAKREDRALDETATQKTTETAITETAENTDAAPEAADVNTTAVTEQKPETILNPVINPAEAGRRMVRQAHIDFSAQDVVKTALAIDKLTLESGGFVEQKDIDFNVIDLQKQKIADGKIRVFEKVNPIAQMTLRIPSEKAASFVNQLLPLMFFLNQQQYSAKRYELTLLEEKIAQTQSLPSNSKNPQLNEIARLTQLEVQDRVRYSTIMISISQPTLVRERLDIDINEVARLNGDGFWESALNSVITGWQFVLNILIFLIAIWPFYLFLILAILLFKIINPIVKRLINK
- a CDS encoding AraC family transcriptional regulator — protein: MPLDIPLQQPQYSKGTISIALVREALIAAENKGLDTAQILEQANISTELLQSDKARVSVSAYAQLWIILADQMNDEFFGMDQHPMRRGSYQLLSRMVMHAENIKQALQQILQFLNMVLDDIHGRLALEKDQAVLILEDRAEPKRMFSYATYLMLLHGLICWLAEQRIVIHAIHLKCEAPVDDLDYKIRFCKKIYYQAAEHRIVFDADCLAIKIKQDQSTWHQFIQDTPQNLLIRFTNPHALSSRIRKHLLQVHPADWMELSALAQRLNMSEATIQRRLKQEGVSYQQLKNDIRRDTAIELLSKSEKSLLTISDELNFQDASAFHRAFKKWTGVSPGAYRNLTTP
- a CDS encoding SDR family NAD(P)-dependent oxidoreductase — its product is MNVAGKVFIITGGASGLGAATATHLHAQGARVVMLDMNQALGLALQQQLGANSQFCAVDVTDEAQVAAFFQQLEQDYGQLNGLINCAGIAPSAKVFGRKGLHELAMFQKVLNINVSGTFNMLRFATALMSKYERQAGEEERGVIVNTASVAAYDGQIGQVAYAASKGAIVSMTLPLARELSQYAIRVMTIAPGIMETPMLKGMPQNVQDALGEMVPFPPRLAKPEEFAQLVTQICENAYLNGEVIRLDGAIRMAAK
- a CDS encoding acyl-CoA dehydrogenase family protein, whose amino-acid sequence is MILNDEQRMVQDMLRDFSQSQLKPTAAERDKSHAFPAQELKALAELGTLGMTVPEEWGGTGLNATALVIALEEIAAADGAISTIVSVHNSLPCGILLKYGTVAQKQKFLTKLASGEWLGCFCLTEPEAGSDASALRCRAVRDGDEWVITGTKQFITSGKYAQLALVLAVTDPTAGKKGISCFLVPTDSDGYVVSRLEEKMGQHCSDTATIVFDQCRIPAENLLGAEGEGYKIALSNLESGRIGIAAQSVGMARAALDAAIEYANQRKAFGVEIVQHQAIAFRLADMATQVEAARQLIFHAAALKDAGLACLKEASMAKLFASTMAERICSDAIQIHGGYGYVSDFPVERIYRDVRVSQIYEGTSDIQRLVIAREITKA
- a CDS encoding AMP-binding protein, yielding MKTLDQAYQEFNYEALIEQQLVGSEQSINAYVECCARYLGTAQTALLWEGKNGESQQWSFEQLAQASGKLANYFQSIGLKAGDCIAGLLPRTPELLITVLATWRIGAVYQPLFTAFESKSIEHRIDTANTQMIVSNAEQVQKLNGIHCPHQLVVCPDRANAATQVDFWAELDKQSADFEAVMRSFEDPFLMMFTSGTTGLAKSVPVKLKAILAFKGYMTHAVDLHADDSFWNLADPGWAYGLYYGITGPLSLGHSIIMDETGFSVDRAIEIMQKHKVNNLIGSPTAYRMFFAYKEKFDQQLKQQLRVVSSAGEPLTPEVIHWFKQDFNVNIFDHYGQTELGMVIANHHALAHHKKVGSAGFAIPGHRFCVLDEQRQVLPQGGIGTLAIDCSASPMFWFEGYDGNNRKSFVGQYYITGDTVKLNEFGAIDFVGRADDVITTSGYRVGPFDVESTLLECNEVIESAVIGKPDPERTEIVKAFVVLKNHVVASEALQKQLQAYVRSRLSKHAYPREIEFVAALPKTSSGKIQRNILKQQEITKLEALSKAS